The Halorhabdus sp. BNX81 genome includes a region encoding these proteins:
- a CDS encoding isopentenyl phosphate kinase yields MTTILKLGGSVITAKDTPETVDNEALAAAAEAIGAADVEDLVIVHGGGSFGHHHAEAHGVTTTDGTHDAVGVYAIHDAMRRLDDHVVEALQAAGVSALPVDPFSVASRDETGETTLPTAVVERLQAEGFVPVLFGDVVVQAGAGATILSGDEIVVSLARSLGADRIGLCSGVPGVLDSSGAVIDRIADVGAVGDALGESEATDVTGGMAGKVRALLDLETPASIFGPADLAAFLAGEDPGTLIE; encoded by the coding sequence ATGACGACGATCCTCAAACTCGGTGGCAGCGTCATCACGGCGAAGGACACGCCCGAGACCGTCGATAACGAGGCGCTCGCGGCGGCAGCCGAGGCCATCGGGGCGGCCGACGTCGAGGACCTCGTGATCGTCCACGGCGGCGGGAGCTTCGGCCACCACCACGCCGAGGCTCACGGCGTCACCACGACGGACGGCACCCACGACGCGGTGGGCGTCTACGCTATCCACGACGCCATGCGCCGGCTCGACGATCACGTGGTCGAGGCCCTCCAGGCAGCCGGCGTGTCCGCCCTTCCGGTCGACCCGTTCTCGGTGGCTTCCCGGGACGAAACCGGCGAGACGACCCTGCCGACTGCTGTGGTCGAGCGCCTGCAAGCCGAGGGGTTCGTGCCCGTCCTCTTCGGCGACGTGGTCGTCCAGGCCGGCGCGGGCGCGACGATCCTGAGCGGCGACGAGATCGTCGTCTCTCTCGCCCGCTCGCTCGGGGCCGACCGGATCGGGCTCTGTTCGGGCGTGCCGGGCGTCCTCGATTCGTCCGGGGCGGTGATCGACCGGATCGCGGACGTCGGGGCCGTTGGCGACGCCCTCGGGGAGAGCGAGGCGACCGACGTCACCGGCGGTATGGCCGGGAAAGTGCGTGCCTTGCTCGACCTGGAGACCCCGGCGTCGATCTTCGGCCCCGCGGACCTGGCGGCGTTTCTCGCTGGCGAGGATCCCGGCACACTGATCGAGTGA
- a CDS encoding DUF393 domain-containing protein — protein MAPTLVYDDDCGFCTRSARFVARHGAVELVGFSELSPSLRDRLPPDYRTCAHLVTEDAVYSCGESIERALAETELVPAPLFGVFRALPGYPSLREWGYRRIAENRGPIGRLLP, from the coding sequence ATGGCACCGACGCTCGTTTACGACGACGACTGTGGCTTCTGTACGCGGTCCGCGAGGTTTGTCGCTCGCCACGGGGCCGTCGAACTCGTCGGCTTCTCCGAGCTGTCGCCGTCGCTTCGCGACCGGCTTCCGCCGGACTACCGGACGTGTGCACACCTCGTGACTGAGGACGCCGTCTACTCGTGTGGCGAATCGATCGAGCGCGCGCTGGCCGAAACGGAACTCGTCCCGGCCCCGCTGTTTGGCGTCTTCCGGGCGCTTCCGGGATACCCCTCCCTCCGGGAGTGGGGCTACCGCCGGATCGCGGAAAATCGCGGGCCGATCGGTCGGTTGTTGCCGTAG
- the msrA gene encoding peptide-methionine (S)-S-oxide reductase MsrA yields MESATFGGGCFWCTEAAMKELDGVASVTSGYAGGHAENPSYRAVCSGDTGHAEVVQVEYDPDVIAYDELLEVFFATHDPTQLNRQGPDVGTQYRSIVLYHDETQRETAAAYIDALDAEYDDEVVTELTRLEEFYRAEEKHQDYFEKNPSDAYCQMHAAPKVEKVRERFEQLLAD; encoded by the coding sequence ATGGAATCTGCGACGTTCGGCGGCGGGTGTTTCTGGTGTACCGAGGCCGCGATGAAGGAACTCGACGGCGTCGCCTCGGTGACATCCGGGTACGCCGGCGGGCACGCCGAGAACCCCAGCTACCGGGCAGTCTGTTCGGGCGACACCGGCCACGCCGAGGTGGTGCAGGTCGAATACGACCCGGACGTGATCGCCTACGATGAGTTGCTGGAGGTGTTCTTCGCCACACACGACCCGACCCAGTTGAACCGCCAGGGGCCCGACGTAGGGACGCAGTACCGCTCGATCGTCCTCTATCACGACGAGACCCAGCGCGAGACGGCCGCCGCCTACATCGACGCGCTCGACGCCGAGTACGACGACGAGGTCGTGACGGAACTCACACGGCTGGAGGAGTTCTATCGCGCCGAGGAGAAACACCAGGACTACTTCGAGAAGAACCCCTCAGACGCCTACTGTCAGATGCACGCCGCGCCGAAGGTCGAAAAAGTCCGTGAACGGTTCGAACAATTACTGGCCGACTGA
- a CDS encoding aldo/keto reductase translates to MEHVTVAGTEVPALGIGTWQMEPETAYDAVSDALDVGYRHVDTAQLYENEAGVGRAIADADVEREDIFLTTKVNPRHRSVESIVDSVADSLAALGTEYVDLLLIHWPNPLADLETVMDGLNEAVDREMARHIGVSNFGKDRLDRTRELSDAPILTDQVLFHPWWPQRELLAYCQREDVMLTAYSPLANGALLDDALLEEIGERYGKTGPQVAIRWATQHENVATIPMSTSREHIAENLDVFDFKLTRAEHDRVTRPSYLQTGKALFGGMLSG, encoded by the coding sequence ATGGAACACGTAACCGTCGCCGGCACCGAGGTTCCCGCTCTCGGCATCGGTACCTGGCAGATGGAGCCCGAGACCGCCTACGACGCTGTCAGCGACGCGCTCGACGTCGGCTATCGACACGTCGACACCGCCCAGCTCTACGAGAACGAAGCCGGTGTCGGCCGAGCGATCGCCGACGCCGACGTCGAGCGCGAGGACATCTTCCTCACGACGAAGGTCAATCCCCGCCACCGATCGGTCGAGTCGATCGTCGACAGCGTCGCGGACAGCCTCGCAGCGCTCGGAACTGAGTACGTCGATCTACTGCTGATCCACTGGCCGAACCCCCTGGCCGATCTCGAAACGGTGATGGACGGCTTGAACGAGGCCGTCGATCGCGAGATGGCCCGCCACATCGGCGTGAGTAACTTCGGGAAAGACCGACTCGACCGTACGCGTGAACTCTCCGACGCGCCGATCCTGACTGACCAGGTCCTGTTTCACCCCTGGTGGCCACAACGGGAGTTGCTCGCCTACTGCCAGCGCGAGGACGTCATGCTGACGGCCTACAGCCCGCTGGCCAACGGCGCGTTGCTGGACGACGCGTTGCTCGAAGAGATCGGCGAGCGCTACGGCAAGACCGGCCCACAGGTCGCGATCCGGTGGGCGACCCAGCACGAGAACGTCGCCACGATCCCGATGTCCACCTCCCGGGAACACATCGCCGAGAACCTCGACGTCTTCGACTTCAAACTCACGCGCGCGGAACACGACCGCGTGACGCGGCCGTCGTACCTCCAGACCGGGAAGGCGCTGTTCGGCGGGATGCTCAGCGGGTGA
- a CDS encoding riboflavin synthase, whose translation MFTGIIEDVGSVEAIDRRANALVLTVHSTELTDLELGDSVAVNGPCLTVVEIDESAETFTVEVTPETYRRTNLRELQPGSPVNLESALQLNDGLDGHLVTGHIDGTGVVTDLRREEKARIYSIRPPEKLLPYLAEKGSVAVDGVSLTVVDVDRTFSVSITDYTEDETTLTETGVGDEVNLEVDVIARYVERLAGESEGETDLMRKLEELNQ comes from the coding sequence ATGTTCACGGGCATAATCGAGGACGTCGGATCCGTCGAGGCCATCGACCGGCGGGCGAACGCGCTCGTCCTGACAGTCCACTCGACGGAACTGACCGACCTCGAACTCGGCGACAGCGTCGCGGTCAACGGCCCGTGTCTCACCGTCGTCGAAATCGACGAGTCGGCCGAGACGTTCACCGTCGAGGTGACGCCCGAGACCTACCGGCGGACCAACCTTCGGGAGCTACAGCCGGGCAGTCCGGTCAACCTCGAGTCGGCGCTGCAGTTGAACGACGGCCTCGACGGCCACCTGGTGACCGGTCATATCGACGGGACCGGCGTCGTGACCGATCTCCGCCGCGAGGAGAAGGCCCGGATCTATTCGATCCGACCGCCGGAGAAATTGTTGCCCTACCTCGCCGAGAAGGGGTCGGTGGCGGTCGACGGCGTCAGTCTGACGGTCGTCGACGTCGATCGGACCTTCAGCGTCTCGATCACCGATTACACGGAAGACGAGACGACCCTCACTGAGACCGGCGTCGGCGACGAGGTCAACCTCGAAGTCGACGTGATCGCGCGGTACGTCGAGCGGTTGGCCGGGGAAAGCGAAGGAGAGACGGACCTCATGCGTAAACTCGAAGAACTCAATCAATGA
- a CDS encoding polyprenyl synthetase family protein codes for MTDTVDSQAVMEAIEWRRGQVNDAIPENLPVVEPKKLYEASRYLLDAGGKRLRPTILLLVAESIADVPPRSEPYREFPAAEGPIDMMSAAVSIEIIQSFTLIHDDIMDDDDMRRGVPAVHREFDLSTAILAGDTLYAKAFENMLETGSTGDRSVRALSELATTCTQICEGQSMDIEFETDETVTTEDYLEMVELKTAVLYAAAASIPAILMGEDDYVDPLYQYGLNIGRGFQIQDDLLDLTTPSEKLGKQRGSDLVENKRTIITVHARNQGVDVENLVPTDDVEAVDEATIDEAVAELEEAGSIDFARETAEGLIRDGKRNLEVLPDNESRDLLEGIADFLIEREY; via the coding sequence ATGACGGATACTGTCGACTCGCAGGCGGTCATGGAGGCGATCGAGTGGCGACGCGGGCAGGTCAACGACGCGATTCCCGAGAACCTCCCGGTCGTCGAGCCCAAGAAGCTCTATGAGGCCTCGCGGTACCTGCTGGACGCCGGCGGCAAGCGACTCCGGCCGACGATCCTGCTGCTCGTAGCCGAGTCGATCGCCGACGTTCCCCCGCGGAGCGAGCCGTATCGGGAGTTCCCGGCTGCCGAGGGCCCGATCGACATGATGTCCGCCGCGGTGAGTATCGAGATCATCCAGTCGTTTACCCTCATCCACGACGACATCATGGACGACGACGACATGCGTCGCGGGGTCCCGGCCGTCCACCGGGAGTTCGACCTCTCGACGGCGATTCTCGCGGGCGACACCCTCTACGCGAAGGCCTTCGAGAACATGCTCGAAACCGGGTCGACCGGCGACCGGTCGGTCCGGGCGCTGTCGGAACTCGCGACGACCTGTACCCAGATCTGTGAGGGCCAGTCGATGGACATCGAGTTCGAGACCGACGAGACGGTCACGACCGAGGACTACCTGGAGATGGTCGAACTCAAAACCGCAGTGCTGTACGCCGCCGCGGCGTCGATCCCCGCGATCCTGATGGGCGAGGACGACTACGTCGATCCGCTCTATCAGTACGGCCTCAACATCGGGCGTGGCTTCCAGATCCAGGACGACCTGCTGGATCTGACGACGCCGAGCGAAAAGCTGGGCAAGCAGCGCGGCAGCGACCTCGTCGAGAACAAGCGCACGATCATCACCGTCCACGCCCGCAATCAGGGCGTCGACGTCGAAAATCTCGTCCCGACCGACGACGTCGAAGCCGTCGACGAGGCGACCATCGACGAGGCCGTTGCCGAGCTAGAGGAAGCCGGCAGTATCGACTTCGCCCGCGAGACGGCCGAGGGACTCATCAGGGACGGCAAACGGAACCTCGAAGTGCTCCCCGACAACGAGTCCCGGGATCTGCTGGAAGGGATCGCGGACTTCCTGATCGAACGCGAGTACTGA
- a CDS encoding DUF5518 domain-containing protein, whose amino-acid sequence MAEGNTLLNAVIGAVATVVFTFVPFSPLVGGAVAGYLQGGDESAGIRVGALSGLIAAIPLVFALTLLATIIPFLPAFGTAGSITALFGILGIIVLMFALVYSVGLSALGGLLGRYLARETDI is encoded by the coding sequence ATGGCTGAAGGTAATACGTTGCTCAATGCGGTCATTGGGGCGGTCGCTACCGTCGTCTTCACGTTCGTACCGTTCTCACCGCTGGTCGGCGGGGCCGTCGCGGGATATCTCCAGGGCGGTGACGAGTCGGCCGGAATCCGGGTCGGAGCACTGTCGGGGCTCATCGCTGCGATCCCGCTGGTGTTCGCGCTGACGCTGCTGGCGACGATCATTCCGTTCCTGCCGGCGTTCGGAACGGCCGGCTCGATCACGGCTCTGTTTGGCATCTTGGGGATCATCGTGCTCATGTTTGCCCTGGTGTACAGCGTCGGGCTCAGTGCCCTCGGTGGACTTCTCGGCCGTTATCTCGCTCGGGAGACAGATATCTGA
- a CDS encoding type II toxin-antitoxin system HicA family toxin: MSRGPFSGEAVVKVMVNSGIYVWDRTNGDHAILRWEPPENHDTDARTVPVPLHDEIDTGTLRSIAEQAGAKDFEKFCEWIDRNR; this comes from the coding sequence ATGTCCCGAGGACCGTTCTCCGGTGAAGCAGTGGTGAAAGTGATGGTAAACAGTGGGATCTACGTGTGGGATCGGACAAATGGCGACCACGCTATTCTCCGGTGGGAACCGCCAGAAAACCACGATACGGACGCCCGGACCGTGCCCGTGCCACTGCACGATGAAATCGATACTGGAACCCTTCGGAGTATCGCGGAGCAGGCAGGTGCGAAGGACTTCGAGAAGTTCTGTGAGTGGATCGATCGGAATCGGTAA
- a CDS encoding type II toxin-antitoxin system HicB family antitoxin: MSTDVDNPGDERTPPVNISLFLGEDDDRWIARDEDTGVTSQGQTRQSALENLDEAVAGYHGAGDAPTDGELRDLGIKPEQNEPGSLDDSDVFE, translated from the coding sequence ATGAGTACAGACGTGGACAATCCCGGCGACGAACGGACGCCGCCGGTGAACATCTCGCTGTTTCTCGGGGAAGATGATGACCGGTGGATCGCACGCGATGAGGACACTGGCGTCACCTCACAGGGACAGACCCGACAGTCCGCGCTCGAAAATCTAGACGAAGCAGTGGCTGGCTATCACGGTGCAGGCGATGCACCGACCGACGGAGAGCTGCGGGATCTCGGTATCAAACCGGAGCAAAACGAACCCGGTTCTCTCGACGATTCTGACGTTTTTGAGTAA
- a CDS encoding glutamate--tRNA ligase, which yields MNEDLRERVEEAAEADALFNALKHDSDAQVGAIMGPLMGENPEFREHGDEIPGVIAPVVERVNDFSTGEKRERLAELAPERVEELDAEEEADEQALPDLPNVEDDDEVRMRVAPNPNGPWHIGHARMAAVVGSYKDRYDGYFVCRFDDTDPETKRPDLDAYDEILDAIEYLGFTPNRVLKASDRLETYYAYARDLIDLGGAYTCSCPGETFSELKNNGEACPHREKDAATVHEEFDAMVDGEYDPGEMVLRVKTDIEHKNPALRDWVAFRLIDTPHPRPEAEDYRCWPMLDFQSGIDDHLTGITHIIRGIDLQDSAKRQGFVYDYFDWEYPEVIHWGHVQVEEYDVPMSTSTIKELIEAGDLDGWDDPRAPTIASLRRRGIRGEAIVDAMTELGTSTSNVDLAMSSVYAANRERIDDDADRAFFVRDGVEMDLSGGPERGQPPIHPDHEERGKRTIPVGGAVLIEEEDLPPEGELVWLKGYGCVRRTGERAFEYTDDDIDVVREGDVDVIHWVPAATGVSARLRTTEGDVTGHVEPGLLTHGADEMVQFVRIGFARLDAVPEASDPMDVGEDDELVAYFSHP from the coding sequence ATGAACGAAGACCTTCGCGAGCGCGTCGAGGAAGCCGCCGAGGCCGACGCGCTGTTCAACGCCTTGAAACACGACAGCGACGCCCAGGTCGGGGCCATTATGGGGCCGCTAATGGGCGAGAACCCGGAGTTCCGGGAGCACGGCGACGAGATCCCCGGTGTCATCGCCCCGGTCGTCGAACGCGTCAACGACTTCTCGACCGGGGAGAAACGCGAGCGACTCGCCGAACTCGCGCCCGAACGGGTCGAAGAACTCGACGCCGAGGAGGAGGCAGACGAGCAGGCACTGCCGGACCTGCCCAACGTCGAGGACGACGACGAGGTTCGGATGCGGGTCGCGCCGAATCCAAACGGTCCCTGGCACATCGGCCACGCCCGGATGGCCGCAGTCGTGGGCTCGTACAAGGACCGCTACGACGGCTACTTCGTCTGCCGGTTCGACGACACCGATCCCGAGACCAAGCGACCTGACCTCGATGCCTACGACGAGATCCTCGATGCGATCGAGTACCTCGGGTTCACGCCGAATCGCGTGCTCAAGGCCAGCGACCGACTGGAGACCTACTACGCCTACGCGCGGGACCTCATCGATCTCGGCGGGGCCTACACCTGCTCGTGTCCGGGCGAGACGTTCTCCGAGTTGAAAAACAACGGCGAGGCCTGCCCGCACCGCGAGAAGGACGCCGCGACCGTCCACGAGGAGTTCGACGCGATGGTCGACGGCGAGTACGATCCCGGCGAGATGGTGCTTCGCGTGAAGACCGACATCGAACACAAGAACCCCGCGCTCCGGGACTGGGTCGCCTTCCGCCTCATCGACACCCCGCATCCTCGCCCGGAAGCCGAAGACTATCGCTGCTGGCCGATGCTCGACTTCCAGAGTGGGATCGACGACCATCTCACGGGCATCACCCACATCATCCGCGGGATCGACCTCCAGGACTCCGCCAAGCGCCAGGGATTCGTCTACGACTACTTCGACTGGGAGTACCCCGAGGTCATCCACTGGGGCCACGTCCAGGTCGAGGAATACGACGTTCCCATGTCGACCTCGACCATCAAGGAACTCATCGAGGCGGGCGATCTCGATGGCTGGGACGACCCACGGGCCCCGACGATCGCTAGCCTCCGGCGGCGGGGCATTCGCGGCGAGGCCATCGTCGACGCGATGACCGAACTCGGCACCTCGACCAGCAACGTCGACCTGGCAATGTCGTCGGTCTACGCGGCCAACCGCGAACGCATCGACGACGACGCCGACCGGGCCTTCTTCGTCCGGGACGGCGTCGAGATGGACCTCTCGGGTGGGCCCGAGCGCGGCCAGCCGCCGATCCACCCCGACCACGAGGAGCGCGGCAAACGGACGATCCCGGTCGGTGGGGCGGTCCTGATCGAGGAAGAGGACCTGCCGCCGGAGGGAGAACTTGTCTGGCTGAAGGGATACGGCTGTGTCCGCCGGACGGGCGAGCGGGCGTTCGAATACACCGACGACGACATCGACGTGGTCCGGGAGGGTGACGTGGACGTGATCCACTGGGTGCCGGCGGCGACGGGCGTCTCTGCCCGACTCCGGACGACCGAGGGCGACGTCACCGGCCACGTCGAACCGGGACTGCTTACTCACGGGGCCGACGAGATGGTCCAGTTCGTCCGCATCGGCTTTGCGCGTCTCGACGCGGTTCCCGAGGCGAGTGATCCGATGGATGTCGGCGAGGACGACGAGCTAGTCGCGTATTTCTCCCATCCCTGA
- a CDS encoding ribonuclease J: MEIEIATIGGYEEVGRQMTAVRAGEDVVIFDMGLNLSKVLIHDNVETERMHSLDLIDMGAIPDDRVMSEIEGDVKAIVPTHGHLDHIGAISKLAHRYDAPIMATPFTIELVKQQIQGEEKFGVENDLVKMDAGATTSIGDDGVELEFVNVTHSIIDAINPVLHTPEGAVVYGLDKRMDHDPVVGDPIDMERFGELGDEGVLCYIEDCTNAGKKGRTPSESVARKHLKDVMYSMEDYDGGIVATTFSSHIARVKSLVEFADDIGRQPVLLGRSMEKYSGTAERLDFVEFPEDLGMYGHRKSVDRTFKRIMSEGKENFLPIVTGHQGEPRAMLTRMGRGDTPYELEEGDKVIFSARVIPEPTNEGQRYQSETLLKMQGARIYDEVHVSGHLNREGHYEMLNTLEPEHIIPAHQSMGGFAPYVELAESEGYELGEDLHVTRNGNVITLVE, encoded by the coding sequence ATGGAAATCGAGATTGCCACCATTGGCGGTTACGAGGAAGTGGGACGACAGATGACTGCGGTGCGGGCGGGCGAGGACGTCGTGATCTTCGACATGGGCCTGAACCTCTCGAAGGTCCTGATCCACGACAACGTCGAGACCGAGCGGATGCACAGCCTGGACCTGATCGACATGGGCGCGATCCCCGACGATCGCGTCATGAGCGAGATCGAGGGCGACGTCAAGGCCATCGTGCCGACCCACGGCCACCTCGATCACATCGGTGCGATCAGCAAGCTGGCCCACCGCTATGACGCACCGATCATGGCGACGCCCTTTACGATCGAACTCGTCAAACAGCAGATCCAGGGCGAGGAGAAGTTCGGCGTCGAGAACGACCTCGTGAAGATGGACGCCGGCGCGACGACCTCGATCGGCGACGACGGCGTCGAACTCGAGTTCGTCAACGTAACTCACTCGATCATCGACGCGATCAACCCGGTCCTCCACACGCCCGAAGGCGCGGTCGTCTACGGACTGGACAAGCGCATGGACCACGATCCGGTCGTCGGCGACCCGATCGACATGGAGCGCTTCGGCGAACTCGGCGACGAAGGCGTCCTCTGTTACATCGAGGACTGTACGAACGCCGGCAAGAAGGGGCGAACGCCGAGTGAGTCCGTCGCTCGAAAACACCTCAAGGACGTCATGTACAGCATGGAGGACTACGACGGCGGGATCGTCGCGACGACGTTCTCCTCTCACATCGCCCGCGTGAAGAGTCTCGTCGAGTTCGCCGACGACATCGGTCGCCAGCCCGTTCTTCTCGGTCGCTCGATGGAGAAGTACTCCGGGACGGCCGAACGACTCGACTTCGTCGAGTTCCCCGAGGACCTGGGGATGTACGGTCACCGCAAGTCCGTCGACCGCACGTTCAAGCGGATCATGAGCGAGGGCAAGGAGAACTTCCTGCCGATCGTCACCGGCCACCAGGGCGAACCGCGCGCGATGCTCACCCGGATGGGCCGTGGCGACACGCCCTACGAACTCGAGGAGGGTGACAAGGTCATCTTCTCGGCCCGTGTGATCCCCGAACCCACCAACGAGGGCCAGCGCTACCAGAGCGAGACGCTGCTGAAGATGCAGGGGGCCCGCATCTACGACGAGGTCCACGTCTCGGGTCACCTCAACCGCGAGGGCCACTACGAGATGCTCAACACACTCGAACCCGAACACATCATCCCGGCCCACCAGAGCATGGGTGGGTTCGCGCCGTACGTCGAACTCGCCGAGAGCGAGGGCTACGAGCTCGGCGAGGACCTGCACGTCACGCGAAACGGTAACGTGATCACCCTGGTCGAATAA
- the mvk gene encoding mevalonate kinase, whose amino-acid sequence MVTSSAPGKVYLFGEHAVVYGEPAVPCAIERRASVTATLRDDEALRVDAGDLTLDGFTVEYSGDTAGTPDVDVEQPLLEAAMGYVNEAIEQARDATGRPDAGFDVHIDSAIPLGAGLGSSAAVVVAAIDAATRELGVTLDSEEIADRAYQVERAVQDGEASRADTFCSAMGGAVRVEGDDCRRLDAVPNLPFVIGYDGGSGDTGALVSGVRGLREEYDFAADTVEAIGDVVRRGEDALADEDLDELGRLMDFNHGLLAALGVSSRSLDAMVWAARDADARGAKLTGAGGGGCIVALDDTDGTETALRYTPGCEDAFRAELDTEGVQVEDR is encoded by the coding sequence ATGGTCACTTCGAGCGCCCCGGGCAAGGTGTATCTCTTCGGCGAGCACGCCGTCGTCTACGGCGAACCCGCCGTCCCCTGCGCGATCGAGCGCCGCGCGTCGGTGACGGCGACACTTCGAGACGACGAAGCGCTCCGGGTCGATGCCGGCGACCTCACACTCGATGGCTTCACTGTCGAGTACAGCGGGGACACGGCGGGAACGCCGGACGTCGACGTCGAGCAACCGCTGCTGGAGGCGGCGATGGGCTACGTCAACGAGGCGATCGAGCAGGCCCGCGACGCGACCGGCCGGCCCGACGCGGGCTTCGACGTCCACATCGACAGTGCGATCCCGCTCGGTGCTGGACTCGGCTCCTCGGCGGCGGTTGTGGTCGCCGCGATCGACGCCGCGACCCGTGAGCTCGGCGTTACCTTGGACTCCGAGGAGATCGCCGATCGGGCCTACCAGGTCGAACGTGCCGTTCAGGACGGGGAGGCCTCGCGGGCCGACACCTTCTGCTCGGCGATGGGTGGGGCCGTCCGCGTCGAGGGCGACGACTGCCGGCGACTCGATGCCGTCCCGAACCTGCCGTTCGTGATCGGCTACGACGGGGGATCCGGCGATACGGGCGCGCTCGTCTCGGGCGTTCGCGGGTTGCGCGAGGAGTACGACTTCGCGGCCGATACTGTCGAAGCGATCGGTGACGTGGTCCGTCGCGGCGAGGACGCACTTGCCGACGAAGATTTGGACGAACTCGGTCGACTCATGGATTTCAACCACGGACTACTCGCGGCGCTTGGGGTCTCCTCGCGGTCGCTCGACGCGATGGTCTGGGCCGCCCGCGACGCCGACGCCCGCGGCGCGAAACTCACCGGTGCGGGCGGTGGCGGCTGCATCGTCGCGCTCGACGACACTGACGGCACGGAGACCGCCCTCCGGTACACGCCAGGCTGTGAAGACGCCTTCCGGGCGGAACTCGACACCGAGGGGGTCCAGGTGGAGGACCGATGA
- a CDS encoding FAD-dependent oxidoreductase produces MTDEIEHRRLIIAGSGTAGLTAAVYAGRANNDPLVLEGDEPGGQLTLTTDVANFPGFPEGINGTELINRMKEQAKRFGADVETGFVESIDDSSRPFRVELADGTVYTCDAFIAASGASARTLGIPGEGDLMGYGVSTCATCDGAFFRDEDMLVIGGGDAAMEEASFLTKFADTVYLAHRREEFRAEDYWVDRITEHVDAGDVEIMRNTEATEIHGSREDGIEGVSLIRHPDGHPKEKLDSEQAEEVEHFEHDVGAVFLAIGHTPNTGYLEDTDVELDETGYIRTVGGHGGGQTKTDVPGIFGAGDVVDYHYQQAVTAAGMGSQAALDADDYLEEQAEAEAAETSVAETDD; encoded by the coding sequence ATGACTGACGAGATCGAACACCGTCGACTCATCATCGCCGGCTCGGGCACCGCCGGGCTGACAGCCGCGGTCTACGCCGGGCGGGCGAACAACGATCCGCTCGTCCTGGAAGGCGACGAACCCGGCGGCCAGCTCACCTTGACAACGGACGTTGCGAACTTCCCCGGCTTCCCGGAGGGAATCAACGGCACGGAGCTGATCAACCGCATGAAAGAGCAGGCCAAGCGATTCGGGGCCGACGTCGAGACGGGATTCGTCGAGTCGATCGACGATTCCTCGCGGCCGTTTCGAGTCGAACTCGCCGACGGGACGGTCTACACCTGTGACGCCTTCATCGCCGCCAGCGGCGCGAGCGCACGCACCCTGGGCATCCCCGGCGAGGGCGATCTGATGGGCTACGGCGTCTCGACGTGTGCGACCTGCGACGGCGCGTTCTTCCGGGACGAGGACATGCTCGTCATCGGTGGGGGCGACGCCGCGATGGAGGAGGCTTCCTTCCTGACGAAGTTCGCCGACACGGTCTATCTCGCCCACCGCCGCGAGGAGTTCCGCGCTGAGGACTACTGGGTCGACCGAATCACCGAACACGTCGACGCGGGCGACGTCGAGATCATGCGCAACACCGAGGCGACCGAGATCCACGGCTCCCGCGAAGATGGGATCGAAGGCGTCTCGTTGATCCGCCATCCCGATGGCCACCCCAAGGAGAAACTTGACTCCGAACAGGCAGAGGAGGTCGAGCACTTCGAGCACGACGTCGGCGCGGTCTTCCTCGCGATCGGCCACACGCCCAACACCGGCTATCTGGAGGACACCGACGTCGAACTCGACGAGACGGGGTACATCCGGACCGTGGGCGGCCACGGCGGCGGTCAGACGAAAACGGACGTCCCCGGCATCTTCGGGGCAGGCGACGTCGTCGACTACCACTACCAGCAGGCCGTCACAGCCGCCGGGATGGGCAGCCAGGCCGCCCTGGACGCCGACGACTATCTCGAAGAGCAGGCAGAGGCCGAAGCCGCCGAAACAAGCGTCGCCGAGACCGACGACTGA